The DNA window TTAGGTGATCTTGTGGCGAAAATTCCACGTTTTTCTGTGTCTAAAAATGGTTTAACCTCTAAAAGGTGACCGTTGCACAGGTGTAAATGATAGATGAGTATTATATGTGAAAACCCGTCAAGATCCTTTAATCCATCTTCATATTCCTTTTCAAGTTCAATTTGACCCTTCACTCCCCTTGCACCAATTGGTTGTATTGGCATTCCTTCAAGATCTTTGAATGGTGTGTGTATGGTACCTATGGTTTTAAATTCAATAGTTTTCATTTTGTATCAACATTTAAATTTGTAGGTCTATCTTTAATAAG is part of the Methanobacterium lacus genome and encodes:
- the tsaA gene encoding tRNA (N6-threonylcarbamoyladenosine(37)-N6)-methyltransferase TrmO; this encodes MKTIEFKTIGTIHTPFKDLEGMPIQPIGARGVKGQIELEKEYEDGLKDLDGFSHIILIYHLHLCNGHLLEVKPFLDTEKRGIFATRSPKRPNQIGISVVRLENIEGSTLHVQDVDVVDGTPLLDIKPYIPHFDKHEADEVSIGWFEDKHQEASDKRSDRRFIDD